A stretch of Geobacter sp. DNA encodes these proteins:
- a CDS encoding PHP domain-containing protein has translation MNRIDLHLHSCHSDGTLTPAQVASMAADQGLMAIALADHDTVSGIDECISSGERHRIEVIPAVELSVEYGGYRDIHLLGYFIDHRDTSFLEKLEQFRVRRMQRGAEIIDRINGKLRQEGKPCISYADVLSQSVEALGRPHIARVLVAQGCASSMEDAFDRYLIPCDVPKLYFPLHEAISEIKRIGGLSVLAHPTSITRDRSLLRELLIAFTGLGLDGLETYNTLCSADERDFLLGIARHYRLAVTGGSDFHGNEDDDRMGIGGNRGPITYELVQKLKERLDEVRAAMGT, from the coding sequence ATGAACCGCATAGATCTCCACCTGCACTCCTGCCATTCCGATGGGACTCTGACACCCGCACAGGTGGCGTCCATGGCCGCCGACCAAGGGTTGATGGCCATTGCCCTTGCCGACCACGATACCGTATCGGGTATAGACGAATGCATTTCCTCCGGGGAACGGCACCGGATCGAGGTGATCCCGGCAGTGGAACTATCCGTAGAGTATGGCGGATACCGGGATATCCATCTGCTCGGATACTTCATCGACCACAGGGACACGTCATTCCTGGAAAAGCTGGAGCAATTCCGCGTCCGGCGGATGCAGAGGGGAGCAGAAATCATTGACCGGATCAACGGGAAGCTGAGACAGGAAGGGAAACCCTGCATCAGTTATGCGGATGTCCTCAGCCAGTCGGTCGAGGCCCTCGGGCGACCCCATATTGCCAGGGTCCTGGTTGCACAAGGGTGCGCGAGCAGCATGGAAGATGCCTTCGACAGGTATCTCATCCCTTGCGACGTCCCCAAACTGTACTTTCCCCTGCACGAAGCCATTTCCGAAATCAAGCGCATCGGTGGGCTCTCGGTTCTGGCACACCCGACAAGCATTACCCGTGACCGTTCCCTGCTGCGGGAGCTGCTGATAGCATTCACAGGTCTTGGCCTGGACGGACTGGAGACATACAACACCCTCTGCAGCGCCGACGAACGCGACTTCCTGCTCGGAATTGCCCGTCATTACCGGTTGGCAGTTACCGGAGGCTCTGATTTCCATGGCAACGAGGACGATGACCGCATGGGAATTGGCGGCAACAGGGGTCCCATCACCTATGAACTGGTACAGAAACTCAAGGAGCGGCTCGACGAGGTGCGTGCCGCCATGGGAACCTGA
- a CDS encoding BON domain-containing protein, whose protein sequence is MAIITISREMGTGAYKIAQDVAKKLRYSLVDGVKLADHAHKYGLSQEILERVDEKPPVYMTAEDRRQAAHLATIELALLDFARTGNVILYGRGGQDLLIGMSNLLRIRFNAPFEERVERFAEREWMDPELARHLIRKCDHQRGGFIHFYFNRDWKDPLGYDLVFNTSQMSAGAIVDCIVAAAKDPRLKEGETSSMAMLEDIILSKRVETELLKSDRLDYLHFKITSSDSEVTLSGHVHSEEERKTAVDIISRVKGVKNVQDHLQVVGFSSAHRE, encoded by the coding sequence ATGGCGATTATTACCATTTCCCGCGAAATGGGCACCGGTGCATACAAGATTGCTCAGGATGTTGCCAAGAAGCTCCGTTACTCACTTGTTGACGGGGTAAAACTTGCCGACCATGCTCATAAGTACGGGTTGAGTCAGGAAATCCTCGAACGGGTCGATGAAAAGCCGCCTGTTTACATGACGGCCGAGGATCGTCGCCAAGCTGCTCATCTTGCGACCATCGAGCTGGCACTGCTCGACTTTGCACGTACGGGAAACGTGATCCTGTATGGCAGGGGAGGGCAGGATCTCCTGATCGGCATGTCCAATCTCCTGCGCATCCGCTTCAATGCTCCTTTCGAAGAGCGGGTGGAGAGATTTGCCGAGCGTGAATGGATGGACCCAGAGCTTGCCAGGCACCTGATCCGCAAGTGCGATCATCAGCGGGGTGGATTCATCCATTTCTATTTCAATCGCGACTGGAAAGACCCGCTCGGCTATGATCTGGTTTTCAATACGTCGCAGATGTCTGCCGGGGCGATCGTCGATTGCATCGTTGCAGCGGCCAAAGACCCGCGCCTCAAGGAAGGCGAAACCTCTTCGATGGCAATGCTGGAGGATATCATCCTCAGTAAGCGGGTGGAAACCGAACTCCTGAAGTCGGACCGCCTCGACTACCTCCACTTCAAGATCACCTCGTCAGACAGCGAAGTTACCCTCTCTGGCCACGTACATTCCGAAGAAGAGCGAAAAACAGCCGTGGATATCATTTCGCGGGTCAAGGGTGTCAAGAATGTGCAGGATCATCTTCAGGTAGTCGGTTTTTCCTCGGCTCACCGGGAATAG
- a CDS encoding MgtC/SapB family protein, with protein sequence MGFSWEIAFQLVLASLLGGLIGLEREVHGRPAGFRTHLLVSLGATLFVVSSIHFYHRFGNFSGQGPVGVDPGRIAAQVVAGIGFLGAGAIIREKASIRGLTTAACLWVAAAIGVAVGGGLYLAAILVTVLAVANLVFLKKLENRLKKDTYLRILVWSDDLDGQLMRIEMVLAECSMEVVSIGIEKDILARDIRFEVDVRSRTRGEFQRLTDRIAVLEGVKRIRLE encoded by the coding sequence ATGGGGTTTTCCTGGGAGATAGCGTTTCAACTGGTGTTGGCCTCCCTGCTCGGAGGATTGATAGGGCTCGAGCGGGAAGTCCACGGGCGCCCGGCCGGTTTTCGCACGCATCTGCTGGTATCTCTCGGTGCGACACTGTTTGTTGTCAGTTCTATCCATTTCTACCATCGGTTCGGTAATTTCTCCGGGCAAGGTCCCGTAGGTGTCGATCCTGGCCGGATTGCCGCTCAGGTTGTGGCGGGGATCGGTTTTCTCGGCGCCGGTGCCATCATCCGCGAAAAGGCTTCGATCAGGGGGCTGACCACTGCGGCCTGTCTGTGGGTTGCCGCAGCAATCGGTGTCGCTGTTGGCGGGGGGCTTTACCTGGCTGCCATTCTGGTGACCGTTTTGGCGGTGGCTAATCTCGTCTTTCTGAAAAAACTGGAAAACCGGCTGAAAAAGGATACCTACCTGCGGATCCTGGTCTGGAGTGACGATCTGGACGGCCAGTTGATGCGGATCGAGATGGTATTGGCGGAGTGCTCCATGGAGGTCGTCAGCATCGGGATCGAAAAGGATATCTTGGCGAGAGATATACGCTTCGAGGTTGATGTGCGAAGTCGTACCCGTGGCGAGTTTCAACGGTTGACCGACCGCATTGCCGTGCTGGAAGGGGTTAAACGGATCAGGCTCGAGTAG
- the fusA gene encoding elongation factor G has translation MAKNDTAKVRNLGIVAHGGAGKTSLSEAILFDTGMNDRLGRVDDGTSTMDFEPEEIKRKISITSALDHCEWNDHSIHFVDTPGYGDFIADTRACMRALDCAVVILSAISGVKVQTEEVWNWANEFEIPRIAFVNKMDRERANFLRAIDDMEKALKSRGVAIQMPLGAEESFEGVVDLIRMKAYRYEKDLSGQFTEIEIPADYLDEAQRLREHMVETVAEAYDALTEKYLETGELTEEEIMDGLRVGTMRNTFTAVLCGSATQNIGVKQLLDAICSYLPSPLDRTKAVGTNPKTEAVEERAPDEAEPFSALVFKTTSDPYTGKITIFRVYSGVLNSDSTIFNSTRGVDERIGQIYELEGKKQKPVKQAFAGDIVAVAKLKETITGDTLCDPNKPIVYEPAKLLKPVISYAIEPKTKNDEDKIHGALHKMIEEEPTLESHRDTQTKEMIISGMGQVHLDVIVEKMKRKFNVEVLLKTPKVPYLETIRGTAKVQGKYKKQSGGRGQYGDCWIEMAPTPRGEGYLFEDKIVGGVIPRQYIPAVDKGIQEACQEGFLAGYPVVDFKVALFDGSFHTVDSSEMAFKVAGSMAFKKAMESCKPVILEPIMNMKITVPDENMGDVIGDINSRRGKVVGVEPKANSQIIRAVVPMSEVLAYSNDLRSMTSDRGLFTMEFSHYEEVPTHLAQKVIAEAQANGH, from the coding sequence ATGGCCAAGAACGACACAGCGAAAGTGAGAAACCTCGGCATTGTGGCCCATGGAGGGGCCGGTAAAACGTCGCTTTCAGAGGCGATCCTGTTCGATACAGGGATGAACGACCGCCTGGGGCGCGTTGACGACGGCACTTCCACCATGGACTTCGAACCTGAGGAGATCAAACGCAAGATTTCCATTACCTCGGCGCTGGACCATTGCGAGTGGAACGACCACTCCATCCACTTCGTGGATACCCCGGGCTATGGCGATTTCATCGCCGATACCCGTGCCTGCATGCGTGCGCTGGATTGTGCCGTGGTCATCCTTTCCGCCATTTCCGGGGTCAAGGTGCAGACCGAAGAGGTCTGGAATTGGGCCAATGAATTCGAGATCCCGCGTATCGCCTTTGTCAACAAGATGGATCGCGAGCGGGCAAATTTCCTGCGTGCCATCGACGATATGGAAAAGGCTCTCAAGTCCCGTGGAGTGGCGATCCAGATGCCGCTCGGCGCTGAGGAAAGCTTTGAGGGCGTTGTCGATCTCATCCGGATGAAGGCCTATCGATACGAAAAGGACCTGTCCGGGCAGTTCACGGAAATTGAGATCCCTGCAGATTATCTGGATGAGGCACAACGACTGCGTGAACACATGGTTGAGACGGTGGCCGAAGCCTATGACGCGCTGACCGAGAAGTACCTGGAAACCGGTGAACTGACCGAAGAAGAGATCATGGACGGCCTCAGGGTCGGCACCATGCGCAACACCTTTACGGCTGTCCTGTGCGGTTCGGCTACCCAGAATATCGGGGTGAAACAGCTCCTCGATGCAATCTGCAGCTATCTCCCCTCGCCACTGGACAGGACCAAGGCTGTGGGGACCAATCCCAAGACCGAAGCGGTCGAAGAACGCGCTCCCGACGAGGCAGAACCCTTTTCTGCCCTGGTCTTCAAGACCACCTCGGACCCGTACACCGGCAAGATCACCATTTTCCGGGTCTACTCCGGGGTGCTCAACTCCGATTCGACCATCTTCAACTCCACCAGGGGGGTGGATGAGCGGATCGGTCAGATCTACGAACTGGAAGGGAAGAAGCAGAAGCCGGTCAAGCAGGCCTTTGCCGGCGATATCGTGGCAGTGGCAAAACTGAAGGAAACCATTACCGGCGACACCCTGTGCGATCCCAACAAACCCATCGTGTACGAGCCGGCAAAACTGCTCAAGCCGGTTATTTCCTATGCTATCGAGCCCAAGACCAAGAACGATGAGGACAAGATCCACGGCGCTCTCCACAAGATGATCGAGGAGGAACCGACGCTGGAGTCGCATCGCGACACCCAGACCAAGGAGATGATCATCTCGGGCATGGGGCAGGTGCACCTGGATGTGATCGTCGAGAAAATGAAGCGGAAATTCAACGTGGAAGTTCTGCTCAAGACCCCCAAGGTCCCGTATCTGGAAACCATCCGCGGCACGGCCAAAGTGCAGGGCAAGTACAAGAAGCAGTCGGGCGGCCGGGGGCAGTATGGCGATTGCTGGATAGAGATGGCTCCCACGCCCCGGGGAGAGGGCTACCTCTTCGAGGACAAGATTGTGGGCGGGGTTATCCCGCGTCAGTACATCCCCGCCGTGGACAAGGGGATACAGGAAGCCTGCCAGGAAGGCTTCCTTGCCGGGTACCCGGTGGTGGACTTCAAGGTCGCGCTGTTCGACGGCTCGTTCCATACTGTTGACTCCTCAGAGATGGCATTCAAGGTTGCGGGCTCCATGGCGTTCAAAAAGGCGATGGAATCGTGCAAGCCGGTCATCCTGGAGCCGATCATGAACATGAAGATTACCGTGCCCGACGAGAACATGGGAGATGTCATCGGCGATATCAACTCACGTCGAGGCAAGGTTGTCGGTGTCGAGCCCAAGGCCAATTCTCAGATCATCCGCGCGGTTGTGCCGATGTCCGAAGTGCTGGCCTATTCAAACGATCTTCGCTCTATGACCAGCGACCGTGGCCTCTTTACCATGGAATTCTCCCATTATGAAGAGGTGCCGACCCATCTTGCCCAGAAGGTCATTGCCGAGGCGCAGGCGAACGGTCATTAA
- a CDS encoding type III pantothenate kinase → MLLVIDVGNSNIVLGVYDDVRLVRNWRIATDKAKTHDEYGILLHNLFQLSGINQSDISGIIISSVVPPLTGVLELLAQQYFTVRPLVVGPGIRTGMPIHYDNPKEVGADRIVNAVAGYESYQTALIIVDFGTATTFDYVNGKGEYCGGAIAPGLKISLEALFQRASKLPRVEIAKPPMVIAKNTVNSMQAGIVYGYVGLVDGIVTRMKAEARDNPKVIATGGLARLIAPESKTIDQVEEFLTLEGLRIIHQRNREV, encoded by the coding sequence GTGCTGCTCGTAATTGATGTGGGTAACAGCAATATCGTTCTTGGCGTCTACGATGACGTGCGTCTGGTCAGAAACTGGCGGATAGCCACCGACAAGGCGAAAACCCACGACGAATACGGCATTTTGCTCCACAACCTCTTCCAGCTGTCAGGGATCAACCAGTCTGATATCTCAGGGATCATCATATCGTCGGTTGTGCCGCCTCTGACCGGGGTCCTGGAACTCCTTGCCCAGCAGTACTTTACCGTGCGGCCGCTGGTGGTGGGGCCGGGTATCAGAACCGGGATGCCGATCCATTACGACAACCCCAAGGAAGTGGGTGCAGACCGGATCGTCAATGCCGTTGCCGGTTATGAATCGTACCAGACTGCCCTGATCATTGTCGACTTTGGCACGGCTACCACCTTTGACTATGTGAACGGCAAGGGGGAGTATTGCGGCGGCGCCATCGCACCTGGGCTGAAGATTTCGCTCGAAGCGCTCTTCCAGCGCGCCAGCAAGCTCCCGCGGGTGGAGATCGCCAAGCCGCCGATGGTCATTGCCAAGAATACCGTCAATTCCATGCAGGCCGGGATCGTGTACGGTTATGTGGGGCTGGTCGACGGCATCGTGACACGGATGAAGGCTGAAGCACGGGATAATCCAAAGGTGATCGCGACCGGGGGGCTTGCACGATTGATTGCTCCTGAATCAAAGACCATCGACCAGGTGGAAGAGTTTTTGACGCTGGAGGGATTGCGTATCATTCACCAGCGTAACCGGGAGGTATGA
- a CDS encoding biotin--[acetyl-CoA-carboxylase] ligase codes for MRGKAGQSVDRAIDRQILELFRERGSVISGGELSRVLNVSRTAVWKHITGLRGQGYRIESLHASGYRLVESPDVLTSAAVTAGLATDRLGHQVICLAGTGSTNLEAYRLAEQGAPEGTLVLADAQNQGKGRLGRSWHSPPGVNLYCSLILRPSIPPVAAFQLTFLSAVAVARAIESEARLRPFIKWPNDILVNGKKVAGLLNEMSAEVDRVNFIVLGIGVNLNMRADQFPDDLRHPATSLFLETGEAVNRLSFVRTLIETLDDLYDRYLRDGYDPVRKEWLERSGMVGLRVAVDGTTERLEGVVMGIDDSGALLVDQAGGPVARVLAGDVRIL; via the coding sequence TTGAGGGGAAAGGCTGGCCAGAGTGTGGACCGGGCGATCGACCGGCAGATTCTGGAACTGTTCCGGGAACGGGGCAGCGTTATTTCCGGCGGGGAATTGAGCCGGGTCCTCAATGTTTCGCGCACTGCCGTCTGGAAACATATCACCGGCCTCAGGGGGCAGGGATACCGGATAGAATCTCTTCATGCCAGCGGCTATAGGCTGGTTGAGTCCCCGGATGTCCTGACGTCTGCTGCCGTTACCGCAGGTCTTGCCACAGATCGTCTGGGCCATCAGGTGATCTGTCTTGCAGGCACCGGTTCCACCAATCTGGAAGCCTATCGCCTCGCCGAACAAGGTGCTCCGGAGGGGACCCTGGTCCTGGCCGATGCCCAGAATCAGGGAAAAGGGAGACTGGGCCGCAGCTGGCATTCGCCACCCGGCGTCAATCTCTACTGCTCATTGATCCTGCGTCCGTCGATCCCCCCTGTTGCAGCTTTCCAGCTCACCTTTCTCTCTGCTGTTGCCGTAGCCCGGGCGATTGAGTCCGAGGCGCGATTGCGACCATTCATCAAATGGCCCAACGATATCCTGGTGAACGGGAAAAAGGTTGCCGGCCTGCTCAATGAAATGAGCGCCGAGGTCGATCGGGTAAATTTCATCGTTCTCGGTATCGGCGTCAATCTGAACATGCGGGCTGACCAGTTTCCCGATGACCTGCGGCATCCGGCCACCTCCCTGTTCCTGGAAACGGGGGAGGCGGTCAACCGGCTCTCGTTCGTGAGAACGCTGATCGAGACCCTGGACGATCTCTATGACCGTTACCTGCGGGACGGCTATGATCCTGTTCGGAAGGAATGGCTGGAGCGCTCCGGGATGGTTGGCCTCAGGGTTGCGGTTGACGGTACGACAGAACGCCTGGAAGGTGTCGTGATGGGCATAGATGACAGCGGTGCCCTGCTGGTAGACCAGGCTGGCGGTCCGGTTGCGCGGGTCCTTGCCGGCGATGTGAGAATACTTTGA
- the nadC gene encoding carboxylating nicotinate-nucleotide diphosphorylase — translation MTGVDRIIENALFEDIHTGDITTLAVVPQSRQIHARLIAKEELVLAGIEVAARVFALLDPQTSFTPCFRDGDRVPCGGLLAEMAGDAALLLQGERVALNLLQRMCGVATLTARYVEQVAGTRARIVDTRKTTPGLRVLEKYAVRVGGGINHRTGLYDGVLIKENHIAAAGGITEAIRRARAYIPHTLKIEIETETIAQVEEALVAGAEIIMLDNMDVAAMRTAVELVGERALLEASGGVNLDTVRSIAETGVSIISVGALTHSARAMDISMLLEEY, via the coding sequence ATGACCGGTGTCGACCGGATCATTGAAAATGCGCTGTTCGAAGATATTCATACTGGTGACATAACCACATTGGCGGTTGTCCCCCAGTCGCGCCAGATTCATGCGCGCCTGATAGCCAAGGAAGAGTTGGTGCTGGCAGGGATTGAGGTTGCCGCACGGGTTTTTGCGCTCCTCGATCCGCAGACGTCCTTTACCCCGTGTTTCCGTGATGGTGACCGGGTGCCGTGCGGAGGCCTCCTGGCCGAGATGGCCGGTGATGCCGCCCTGCTGCTGCAAGGGGAGCGTGTGGCTCTCAACCTGTTGCAGCGGATGTGTGGTGTCGCAACCCTGACTGCCCGCTATGTGGAACAGGTTGCGGGAACCAGGGCACGTATCGTCGATACCCGGAAGACCACGCCTGGTCTCAGGGTGCTGGAGAAATACGCCGTGCGCGTCGGGGGCGGCATCAACCACCGGACCGGCCTTTACGACGGCGTTCTCATCAAGGAAAACCATATAGCCGCTGCAGGTGGCATCACCGAGGCGATCCGGAGAGCACGGGCCTACATCCCCCACACCCTGAAGATAGAGATCGAGACGGAAACCATTGCCCAGGTTGAGGAGGCGCTTGTTGCAGGTGCTGAGATCATCATGCTGGACAATATGGACGTGGCTGCCATGCGAACGGCAGTGGAGCTGGTTGGCGAAAGGGCGCTTCTTGAGGCATCGGGCGGGGTTAACCTCGACACCGTGCGCAGCATTGCTGAAACCGGCGTCAGTATCATATCCGTGGGGGCATTGACCCATTCGGCGCGGGCCATGGACATTTCCATGCTCCTGGAGGAATATTGA
- a CDS encoding HAMP domain-containing protein, with translation MNRHGTSPSERQTPRLTLVKKIIAGYSAMAFFTIAALTFATYGLFSLHRTAREIAKTDLVFINESQQLRESIVAQERYAGKYLILGSNEFKELFTKREDEFIGILSSMQRKKTLPELTTLVSNYAQYRRLADAVFMKESKSPVALQAAAAKVISSIDTISTNEQVRLNTKLESADQRQQWTVSWTLILSFTGFLLATAVATYVTFSISTAIRKLKKATHRIAEGEFDYDPQIPPGDEIGDLARDFTHMAARLKELEQMSLDASPLTRLPGNIAIERVLNKRLLSCLPFAVCYVDLDNFKAYNDRYGYIKGSELIKMSGEIIYEETTRLAGDDAFVGHVGGDDFVIVLEADNAEEVCKAVTARFDRDIVAHYTQEDVARGAIEGVDRYGVHRTFPIMTVSIAVLICQHGDEYDSAVEIARTAAQIKDHVKVQPGSNYFINRRKGKR, from the coding sequence ATGAACAGGCACGGCACATCTCCTTCTGAGCGCCAGACCCCTCGCCTTACCCTGGTGAAAAAGATCATTGCCGGATATTCTGCAATGGCATTCTTCACGATTGCAGCTCTGACCTTTGCTACCTACGGTCTCTTTTCACTGCACAGGACAGCCCGCGAGATTGCGAAAACCGACCTGGTTTTCATCAACGAATCCCAGCAGCTCAGGGAATCGATTGTCGCACAGGAGCGTTATGCCGGCAAGTATCTGATCCTTGGCAGCAACGAATTCAAAGAACTCTTCACCAAACGGGAAGACGAATTCATCGGCATCCTCTCATCGATGCAACGGAAAAAAACCCTGCCGGAACTGACGACGCTCGTGAGCAATTACGCCCAGTACCGTCGTTTGGCCGATGCCGTTTTCATGAAAGAGAGCAAAAGTCCTGTTGCCCTCCAGGCCGCGGCTGCCAAGGTAATTTCATCCATAGACACGATTTCCACCAACGAACAAGTCAGGCTCAACACCAAGCTGGAATCGGCTGACCAACGGCAACAGTGGACCGTCAGCTGGACCCTCATCCTCTCCTTTACCGGCTTTCTCCTTGCTACAGCTGTTGCCACCTATGTGACCTTTTCCATCTCCACGGCCATCAGAAAACTGAAAAAAGCCACTCATCGCATCGCCGAAGGCGAATTCGATTATGACCCGCAGATCCCGCCCGGCGACGAAATCGGCGACCTGGCGAGGGATTTCACCCACATGGCGGCCCGGCTGAAAGAGCTCGAACAGATGAGCCTCGATGCGAGCCCCCTGACCCGACTGCCGGGCAATATTGCCATCGAGCGGGTCCTCAACAAGCGTCTGCTGAGTTGCCTCCCCTTTGCGGTCTGCTATGTAGACCTCGACAATTTCAAGGCATACAACGACCGCTATGGCTATATCAAGGGAAGCGAACTGATCAAGATGAGCGGCGAAATTATCTATGAAGAAACCACGAGACTTGCAGGCGACGATGCCTTTGTCGGCCATGTGGGAGGGGATGATTTCGTTATCGTTCTTGAGGCGGACAATGCCGAAGAGGTCTGTAAGGCGGTAACGGCTCGCTTCGATCGTGATATTGTGGCACATTACACCCAGGAAGACGTGGCTAGAGGTGCGATCGAAGGGGTTGACCGCTATGGCGTACATCGCACCTTTCCCATTATGACCGTCTCTATTGCCGTCCTGATCTGCCAGCACGGCGACGAATACGATTCCGCTGTAGAGATTGCCAGAACAGCCGCCCA